GTCAATGGTTTgaagtacagtctcttgagtgttTCTCAAATTTGTGATAAGGAAAATAAAGTGGAGTTTTTGTCAAAGATATGCACAGTTACTAATCtggtaactggtgaagtggtacttgtggccaaaagatacaagaacatctacgtTGCTGATTTCGAGTCCCTACAAAGTGGTGGCATGAGCTGCCTgaaagttgttgatgatgatgccgaGTTGTGGCACAGAAGGCTAGGACATGCAAGCTTCTCTCTTCTGAACAAGCTGAtacagaaggacctggttcgtggcttgccaaattcaaagttcaaagagCACAAAGTATGTGATGCATGTGCTAGAGGGAAGCATGTGAAATCTTCATTCAAGCCAAAGAAGGATGTTAGCACATCAAAGCCACTTGAACTActtcatatggatctatgtggccCTATGAGAGTGCCAAGCAGGGGAGGAAAAAGATACActtttgtgatagtggatgactactcAAGATTCACTTGGACGTTGTTTCTCAGAACAAAGGATGAGACCTTCGAAGTATTTGTAGCCTCTGTGAAGAAAATTCAAGTGAAGATGGAATCAAAAGTGGCTTGTATCAGATCCGATCATggaacagaatttgacaatgccaaGTTTGATGAACTCTACAGTGAAAATGGCATCACCTACAACTTCTCAGCTCcaagaactccacaacaaaatggagttgtagAAAGGAAGAACATAACCCTTGAAGATATGGCCAGAACAATGCTTATTGATAGTGGGATAGCCAAATATTTCTGGGCAGAAGCCATAAATactgcctgctacttggtgaacaagtGCATGATCAGATCTTTCTTGAACAAAACTCCCTATGAGCTGCTAaatggaaggaagcccaagcTAACTCACTTAAGAACGTTCGGGGTGCAAGTGCTATGTTCTCAACCATGGAAAGGATCAGCTTGAAAATTTTGATGCCAAAAGCGATGAAGGAATTTTTCTGGGGTATTCTtctcaaagcaaagcttacaaaGTTTACAATAAAAGGACTCAGTGTGTGGAAGAAAATGTTCATGTAATCTTTAATGAGTCCCCTTCATCTGGTGAGAAGAGCAACAAGGATGATCAAGACAGTGAGCCACTGCTGGTTCCAAGGGAAATCATTGATATGGCAAATggaaaggcagatatgatgagtcaagtGAAGGAGACAAATGAAGGCAACACAACCTCCTCCACTCCAACTCAAGAGGAACCAGGTACCCAAATCACAactactgaagctgaagaaagagtggttgatgcagttcaaAGTACTCCATAGGTAGCAGAAAGAAGAATGCAAGGGAACCAGTCAGGATTACCTAGTTCCTCCACTAATGATATTCAAGTGCCAaactggaaacacaaaagctcTCATGCTCTCGATAATATAATCACCCCTTGATTCTGGAGTCCAAACTAGATCAAAAGCAAGAagttcacttgccttctcagccttcctctcccaaatagaacccaaaaataGTAAGGAAGCCTTGAAGGATGCAGACTAGATCACAGCTATGCAAGAAGAGCTACATCAATTTGAAAGGAACAAAGTatggcacctggtacctagaccctcagATAGAACCATCATAGGGACCAGGTGggtgttcagaaacaagcttgataaGCATGGAAACACTACAATGAACAAGGCAAGGCTAGTTGTTCAAGGCTACAATAATGAGGAAGGGATTTATTATGAAGAGACCTTCGCTCCAGTTTCTCGTATGGAAGCCATCAGAATTCTCATTGCCTTTGCACcacatatggaattcaccttgttccaaatggatgtcaaaagtacATTTCTGAATGGTTTTCtcaaagaagaagtctatgttaaGCAACCTCCACGTTTTGAATGTTTTGAACATCCTGAATATGTGTTCAAATTGGACAAGGCAATGTATGGTTTAAAGCGGGCTCCttgagcttggtatgaaaggttgtgaAAGTTTCTCTTAAAAATTGCTTTACAAGAgaaaaaattgacaacactctgtttctgaagaaacgaggaaggaacctgctcattgttcaggtatacgttgatgatattaTCTTTGGGGCAACAACTGACTCTTTGTGAGAAATTTGCAAAATTCATGAGAGGTGAGTTTGAGATGAGAATGATGGGGGAGCTGAACTTTTTCTTGGGTATTCAAGTGAAGCAGTCCACGAAGGGAACCTGTATCAGTCAACAGAAATACATCAAGGAGCTTTTGAAGAGGTTCgatatggaagcatcaaaagtgatCGACACTCCCATTGCCACTGCCACTCGACTGGACTTGGATGAATCTGGCTCTTCTGTAAATCAAACAATGTATCGAGGCATTATTGAATCTCTCATCTATTTCACTACCAATAGACCAAATACTGTATTCAGTGTAGGTCTATGTGCAAGGTTCCAGTCAAACCCCAAGGAATCTCACCTAAAGGCTGCCAAAAAGATTCTGAGATATCTTAAGGGAACACAGGACCTAGTTATGTATTACCCTTCAGGTGACAATTTTAATCTTGTTGGGTACGCTGATGCAGATTATGCAGGTTATCTAGTGGACAGGAAAAGCACATCCAGAATGGCTCACTTCCTAGGATCCTGTCTGATTTCAtggggcacaaggaagcaaaactctgCAGCTCTCtcaacagctgaagcagaatatgttgCTCCAGCTTCTTGCTGTGCCCGGCTCTTGTGGATAAAACAATAATTGGAGGATTTTGGAGTATACACTGACTGTGTACCTCTTCTATAtgacaacaccagtgcactcaacatggtaAAGAACCCGGTCCAGAACAAGAGAACCAAGAACATTGATGTGAGACATCATTTTCTCAGAGACAATGTGGAGAAGGGGCTTATTTGTATGAAGTTTTGTAGTACAGAAGAACAAATTGCAGACATCTTCACCAAAGCTCTGAGCAGGGAACATTCTGAGAAAAACAGGATGGCACTGGGGTTAATCAAGCCtaattgagaacctgattcccttcCATATAGCTATGAAAGTTACATTCAGGTAAATCTAGCTAAAGTATTTTCCGGCCAAGCCTAACTCACTTCTATACCGTTGCAGGTAGACACGCATGGTGATTATAGAAGCTGAAGAAATAATGCATGAGCGGTAAAAGAGAGTTGAAAAATCTTTTTTGAAAGACcggtcaagaacctggttcttgtaccaCAGGTTAGTAGTCTTATGTTTTTTCATGCATAtctcaaaagaaacaaaattaacTGCCACGTCATCCACCTTTTCAGACCTTGTATAAtatgtcttttctttcaaatcttTTCACTTCCCTCTGCAATGTTgcatcttcccacaaacctacagCCGTTTCAGAACCCGTTTCTCTTCCCTCATAATTATCCTTTCCCTCCTTAAAACCCCTACACCTCCTAAACTTAAGCGATCATCCTTCTCTCTTTCCACTCTTCCAAAACTTTCTACCCAACTATCTACCATGGCTGAAGAGCAAGCAAACCTACCCACCTCTGAAGAGAAAACCCTTGACTTATCCGCCATGTTAGAAACACCACCAAACGCCCCCTCTTCTACCATTGCTTACCCAGAAACACCCAAACTTGATTCCCTTTCACCCCCTATCTCTCTCATCACTCCCTCTGTCGATACTCCTTCCTTAAGTGTGGAGGACTCAAAAGCACCAAAAATAGATAGTGTTTCTTTTCTATTGCCTGATACTCTCAAAGAACAgaacaagaataaagaaaagggTGAAACTCAACAAGGAAAAGGGGTGTCCGAGGAAGATACTGATCAGTCTACTAGTCCTCTAGTTACTGCTGCTGCTATGGAACCTCAAGAAAAGGAGACCATCAAAAACATGTTGGCCATTGCTGCCGAAAGACTGGTGAATGAGGTAACTTCTTCCTTGTTTGAGTCTCAGGGGGAAGGGACTCCGCTCTTAGGAGAAGAAGGAACAATGGTGCTCTTCGGATCTTCTGCTCCTGAAGAAGCTACTGGGAACCCTGCTGATGAACCTGATCCCCTCCCTGAGGAAACATGTCAGGAATCATCTTCCCAGGTCAGCTTCAATCCTTCTCCATCTCCTCACTTTGATGCTGAATTATTGGATTCCATCCCTCCCGTTGTGAGATCTAGTGATAAGGATGAACAAGATAATGTAGTTCTCAGTGCACGCTTTAAGATTAGAAAGTTCGTGGTCACTCCTGAGCCCCCTCCTAAGCGACCTACCACAAGGTTGCAACAGAAGGAGGCATTTGAGTCTTCCTTGAAGAAAAGCAAAAGGAGtagcaagaaaaagaagaagaggctGGTGAAGGACGGGGAAATTATGTGTGAAAAAAGTATACCTGTAGTGGAAGTGGATGAGGATGCTCAAGAGGAACCAAGTTCCCTGGTTAAGAGATCTCAGAAAAAGAAATAATCTGTTGAGAGTGCTTCAAAGGAAGCTGTTGAAACATCAAGTAAAAAGTCTGTGAAAGTTAGTATCAAGTCTAAGCAAGTTGTGGAGGAAAAATAGAGTTtgatgatgatattctggtgAAATCAAGTAGCAAGGGTAAGTCCATTGAGAAGTCTAGTAAAAGGAAGTTGGAAACTGTTGGGGCACCCGGTTCTGTCAAAAGGGTGAAAAGTGTAAGTGTGCTTGGGCAAGAAAGGTTGCAGTACCAGAAGGTATTGTGGGGTCGCACGTTTGACCTAGAGATTTCTGAAATGGCGGTATGAGATAAATTCTTGAGATGGTGGAATTTCAGAAGTGGGGCCATCTGTTCAAAGAGGATGTGCCCAAGGTGTATGAGGATGAGGTCCAAAGTTTCTATGCTGAACTCTTCACTGTTGAAGATGGCCACATCTGTGTCCTAGAGAATGATGTGGATATTGTTATTGATGCTACTGTGTTGGTAAACATTCTCAGGGTTCCATCTGAAGGGTTGCCATCTGTGAGAGGCACTTGTGGCTCTAATTTTAGGCGCGCCATTGTGAAAGAGAAAGTTGTCCAGCATGGGGAACAGGTATACAAGAAGGCTCTGCTTCCTGTATACCAATTGTTATTTGAGTTGGTTAATAAGGTTCTGCTCCCTCGTGCTGATAAAAGGTCCATCACATCCTGGTCTGATCTATACTTAATGGAAGCATTGGATGAGTTTTGCTCTATCAATTTGCCTGCCATTGTGATTGAACATATGCAGAAAGTAGCAGCTTTCAAGGATGGGAACCATGGATTACCTTATGGCTTTCTTCTCACGCGtgtcttcaagttctttaatgtgCCCTTGGGACAGCCCAAGATGAGAACCAGGAAACATAC
The nucleotide sequence above comes from Nicotiana tabacum cultivar K326 chromosome 12, ASM71507v2, whole genome shotgun sequence. Encoded proteins:
- the LOC142167049 gene encoding secreted RxLR effector protein 161-like, producing the protein MILSLGQQLTLCEKFAKFMRGEFEMRMMGELNFFLGIQVKQSTKGTCISQQKYIKELLKRFDMEASKVIDTPIATATRLDLDESGSSVNQTMYRGIIESLIYFTTNRPNTVFSVGLCARFQSNPKESHLKAAKKILRYLKGTQDLVMYYPSGDNFNLVGYADADYAGYLVDRKSTSRMAHFLGSCLISWGTRKQNSAALSTAEAEYVAPASCCARLLWIKQ